The Canis lupus baileyi chromosome 11, mCanLup2.hap1, whole genome shotgun sequence genome includes a window with the following:
- the MITD1 gene encoding MIT domain-containing protein 1 isoform X1, whose amino-acid sequence MAKYGKEQDAQSIAAFTVLKRAMELDSGSRYQQALVCYQEGIDLLMQVLRGTKDDTKKRNLRKQISGYMDKAEIVKKYLDQEKEDGKYHMQIKIEENATGFSYESLFQQYLNETVTEVWIQDPYIRQIHQLYNFLRFCEMLIKKPCKVKTIHLLTSLDEGSGKQQQSSGLQEIKKSLQDHGVLLELKYSSSVHDREIRFNNGWMIKIGRGLDYFKKPQVQVLVMLNLKRLKPVCQAWLYGNSGSQESKYWT is encoded by the exons ATGGCGAAGTACGGGAAGGAGCAGGATGCCCAGAGCATTGCTGCATTCACGGTGTTAAAGCGGGCGATGGAACTGGACTCGGGTTCCCGGTACCAGCAGGCCCTGGTGTGTTACCAGGAGGGGATTGACCTGCTCATGCAGGTCCTGAGAG gtaccaaagatgatacaaagaaacGTAATCTCCGAAAACAAATTTCTGGCTACATGGATAAAGCAGAAATAGTAAAGAAATACTTGGATCaagaaaaagaag ATGGAAAATATCATATGCAgattaaaatagaagagaatgcAACTGGTTTCAGTTATGAGTCACTTTTTCAACAATACCTTAATGAAACAGTTACAGAAGTTTGGATACAAGATCCTTACATTAGACAGATTCATCAG CTATATAACTTTCTTCGATTTTGTGAGATGCTTATTAAGAAACCATGTAAAGTAAAAACTATTCATCTTCTCACATCTCTGGATGAA GGTAGTGGGAAACAGCAGCAAAGTAGTGGCctgcaagaaataaaaaagtcacTCCAAGATCATGGAGTGCTGTtggaattaaaatattcttcttcaGTACATGACCGAGAAATTAG GTTTAACAATGGATGGATGATTAAGATTGGAAGGGGACTCGATTATTTTAAGAAACCACAG GTTCAGGTGCTGGTAATGCTGAACCTGAAAAGACTCAAACCAGTGTGCCAAGCTTGGTTATATGGAAATTCAGGGTCTCAGGAGAGCAAGTATTGGACCTAA
- the MITD1 gene encoding MIT domain-containing protein 1 isoform X2 → MAKYGKEQDAQSIAAFTVLKRAMELDSGSRYQQALVCYQEGIDLLMQVLRGTKDDTKKRNLRKQISGYMDKAEIVKKYLDQEKEDGKYHMQIKIEENATGFSYESLFQQYLNETVTEVWIQDPYIRQIHQLYNFLRFCEMLIKKPCKVKTIHLLTSLDEGSGKQQQSSGLQEIKKSLQDHGVLLELKYSSSVHDREIRFNNGWMIKIGRGLDYFKKPQSRFSLGYCDFDLRPCHETTVDIFHNKHTKKI, encoded by the exons ATGGCGAAGTACGGGAAGGAGCAGGATGCCCAGAGCATTGCTGCATTCACGGTGTTAAAGCGGGCGATGGAACTGGACTCGGGTTCCCGGTACCAGCAGGCCCTGGTGTGTTACCAGGAGGGGATTGACCTGCTCATGCAGGTCCTGAGAG gtaccaaagatgatacaaagaaacGTAATCTCCGAAAACAAATTTCTGGCTACATGGATAAAGCAGAAATAGTAAAGAAATACTTGGATCaagaaaaagaag ATGGAAAATATCATATGCAgattaaaatagaagagaatgcAACTGGTTTCAGTTATGAGTCACTTTTTCAACAATACCTTAATGAAACAGTTACAGAAGTTTGGATACAAGATCCTTACATTAGACAGATTCATCAG CTATATAACTTTCTTCGATTTTGTGAGATGCTTATTAAGAAACCATGTAAAGTAAAAACTATTCATCTTCTCACATCTCTGGATGAA GGTAGTGGGAAACAGCAGCAAAGTAGTGGCctgcaagaaataaaaaagtcacTCCAAGATCATGGAGTGCTGTtggaattaaaatattcttcttcaGTACATGACCGAGAAATTAG GTTTAACAATGGATGGATGATTAAGATTGGAAGGGGACTCGATTATTTTAAGAAACCACAG aGTCGATTTTCCCTTGGATATTGTGATTTTGACTTAAGACCATGTCATGAAACCACAGTGGACATTTTTCataataagcacacaaaaaaaatatga